The following coding sequences lie in one Pseudorca crassidens isolate mPseCra1 chromosome 2, mPseCra1.hap1, whole genome shotgun sequence genomic window:
- the LOC137209820 gene encoding espin-like protein, translated as MSEQARCGDPIRRPCLCNSAQRPAVSLPATRVDTAQRLERRPGPKPRPSLTAASSCCYPREGWRYSREYNGILGPFGELMTEADILRIEQQIENLQVLHKAQKLEARLEQLELELEQLLPISAALSAPRFTVDPRRMHGRAASLPAWCSKISKLLKSMATLLAALGGRPAHLAELLAADTGQPLPPLTDAPWRPGPLCLGRSHSLSWCREAVAREILECGVSVRHLRATYERRAQGSAPARGPPRKLSLPAGAPRREPILEEDYVVAGTGEPSAAAANGLLAAGEPLGVLGPPEAPGRQAALPEPEQLARRPPPSTELRGVQDYIDMRKERIVYLFLEHWRKWTFRGPGRHAQVRLRRLLPRVVAAGADPGPEAADASQPPAGDGPDERLLRLLKQRQVVGKLLGHWRSLLRQVPARPPRGPGLSHGLYWPEHFLPPLDGGAPRRYDSLTLDLFMLGYFQLLEMGLSREERKFRHLLCYEMFDRLGSHPWELIRLFHRVVLEEVEAGRRGWSDGFEDLRRQFFGDTPEAEPTREGEVEKEQKEETDKEEREPTEEAAPAQTGDWPEGQPEAPAPEPQPPSPPPPAAPPPTSAPPSSEAPAEEPLELVSEMGEFSNEDICRYIDRSFSFWKEKEAELFDI; from the exons ATGAGCGAGCAAGCCAGGTGTGGAGACCCCATCCGCCGGCCCTGCCTCTGCAACAGCGCCCAACGACCGGCTGTGTCCCTGCCAGCGACCAGAGTGGACACTGCCCAGCGCCTGGAGCGGCGGCCTGGGCCGAAGCCTCGTCCCAGT CTGACGGCCGCCAGCTCGTGCTGCTACCCCCGCGAGGGCTGGAGGTACTCCCGCGAGTACAACGGCATCCTCGGGCCCTTCGGCGAGCTCATGACCGAGGCCGACATCCTCCGCATCGAGCAGCAAATCGAGAACCTGCAAGTGTTGCACAAGGCGCAGAAGCTGGAGGCGCGCCTGGAGCAGCTGGAGTTGGAGCTGGAGCAGCTGCTGCCCATCTCGGCCGCCCTGTCGGCGCCGCGCTTCACCGTCGACCCGCGCCGCATGCACGGCCGCGCCGCCAGCCTGCCTGCCTGGTGCAGCAAGATCTCCAAGCTGCTCAAGAGCATGGCCACGCTGCTGGCCGCGCTGGGCGGACGGCCCGCGCACCTGGCCGAGCTACTTGCCGCCGACACAGGCCAGCCGCTGCCACCGCTGACCGACGCCCCCTGGCGGCCGGGCCCGCTCTGCTTGGGCCGCTCGCATTCGCTCAGCTGGTGCCGCGAGGCCGTGGCGCGCGAGATCCTCGAGTGCGGCGTCTCGGTGCGGCACCTCCGCGCCACCTACGAGCGGCGCGCCCAGGGCTCGGCGCCGGCGCGCGGGCCGCCCCGAAAGCTCTCTCTGCCCGCCGGCGCCCCGCGCCGCGAGCCCATCCTCGAGGAGGACTACGTGGTGGCCGGTACCGGCGAGCCAAGCGCCGCCGCCGCCAACGGCCTGCTGGCCGCGGGGGAGCCCCTGGGCGTCCTGGGCCCACCCGAGGCGCCAGGACGCCAGGCGGCGCTGCCCGAGCCCGAGCAGTTGGCGCGCAGGCCGCCACCCTCCACCGAGCTGCGAGGCGTCCAGGACTACATCGACATGCGCAAGGAGCGCATCGTCTACCTTTTCCTGGAGCACTGGCGCAAGTGGACCTTCCGCGGCCCCGGGCGCCACGCCCAGGTGCGCCTGCGCAGACTGCTGCCCCGCGTGGTGGCCGCCGGCGCCGACCCCGGCCCGGAGGCAGCCGACGCCTCCCAACCGCCGGCGGGCGATGGCCCGGACGAGCGGCTGCTGCGCCTGCTGAAGCAGCGGCAGGTGGTGGGCAAGCTGCTGGGCCACTGGCGGAGCCTGCTGCGGCAGGTGCCGGCGCGCCCGCCTCGCGGCCCGGGCCTGTCACACGGCTTATACTGGCCCGAGCACTTCTTGCCGCCCCTCGACGGCGGCGCGCCCCGGCGCTACGACAGCCTCACGCTCGACCTCTTCATGCTCGGCTACTTCCAGCTGCTCGAAATGGGCTTGAGCCGCGAGGAGCGCAAGTTTCGCCACCTGCTGTGCTACGAGATGTTCGACCGGCTGGGCAGCCACCCTTGGGAGCTCATCCGTCTCTTCCACCGCGTGGTACTCGAGGAGGTGGAGGCCGGCCGGCGCGGCTGGAGCGACGGCTTCGAGGACCTCAGGCGCCAGTTCTTCGGAGACACCCCGGAGGCTGAGCCGACCCGGGAAGGAGAGGTGGAGAAAGAGCAAAAGGAAGAGACAGATAAGGAAGAGAGGGAACCGACCGAAGAGGCCGCTCCAGCTCAGACGGGCGACTGGCCAGAAGGGCAGCCAGAAGCGCCGGCCCCTGAGCCGCAGCCCCCGTCCCCACCCCCGCCAGCCGCGCCTCCCCCGACGTCGGCCCCTCCTAGTTCCGAAGCCCCCGCCGAAGAACCCCTGGAGCTGGTATCTGAGATGGGCGAGTTCAGCAATGAGGACATCTGCCGGTACATCGACCGCAGCTTCTCCTTCTggaaggagaaggaggcagagctTTTTGACATCTGA
- the TNFRSF25 gene encoding tumor necrosis factor receptor superfamily member 25 isoform X2, protein MRSGLVCCGGCPAGHYLKAPCTKPCGISTCLPCPRGTFLAWENHHKTRCARCQACDEEASQVALKNCSAVADTHCGCKPGWFMDCVVSQCPHSSPFRCHPCPDCEAVHRRTRAPCSSGDTHCGTCLPGFYEYGNSCVSCPTSTLGGCPGPCVAVCGWRQVFWVQVLLAALVVPLLLGATLTYTYRHCQLCKAIVPGEAGVEALTSLQATHLSPPDSSSTLLVTPSSGEKVCTVQLIGSSWTSGSPQAQEAPCPQVTWSWDQLPSRALGPPPPPSPALPAGSAAAMLQPGPQLYDVMDAVPARRWKEFVRTLGLREAEIEAVEVEVGRFRDQQYEMLKRWRQQQPAGLGAVYAALERMGLDGCAEDLRSRLQRGP, encoded by the exons ATGAGGAGTGGTCTGGTCTGCTGCGGGGGCTGCCCAGCAG GGCACTACTTGAAGGCCCCCTGCACAAAGCCCTGTGGCATCTCCACCTGTCTCCCGTGCCCCCGGGGCACCTTCCTGGCCTGGGAGAACCACCACAAGACCCGCTGTGCCCGCTGCCAGGCCTGTGATGAGGAAG CCTCCCAGGTGGCCCTGAAGAACTGCTCTGCGGTGGCGGACACCCACTGTGGCTGCAAGCCAGGCTGGTTCATGGACTGCGTCGTCAGCCAGTGTCCCCACAGCTCTCCCTTTCGCTGCCACCCGTGCCCAGACTGTGAGGCCGTGCACCGCCGCACGCGGGCCCCCT GTTCCAGCGGAGACACTCACTGTGGGACCTGCCTGCCCGGCTTCTATGAATACGGCAACAGCTGCGTGTCCTGTCCCAC GAGCACCCTTGGGGGCTGTCCTGGGCCCTGTGTGGCTGTCTGTGGCTGGAGGCAGG TGTTCTGGGTCCAGGTGCTTCTGGCAGCCCTGGTGGTCCCACTCCTGCTTGGTGCCACCCTGACCTACACATACCGCCACTGCCAGCTTTGCAAGGCCATAGTTCCTG GTGAAGCTGGGGTGGAGGCCCTGACCTCGCTGCAG GCCACCCACCTCTCACCCCCGGACAGCAGCTCCACCCTTCTGGTAACACCCAGCAGCGGCGAGAAGGTCTGCACCGTCCAGCTGATAGGCAGCAGCTGGACCTCTGGCTCTCCCCAGGCCCAGGAGGCGCCCTGCCCGCAGGTGACGTGGTCCTGGGACCAGCTGCCCAGCAGAGCTCTTG gcccgccgcccccgccctcGCCGGCGCTCCCTGCAGGCTCGGCGGCCGCCATGCTCCAGCCGGGCCCGCAGCTCTACGACGTGATGGACGCGGTGCCCGCGCGGCGCTGGAAGGAGTTCGTGCGCACGCTGGGGCTGCGCGAGGCGGAGATCGAGGCGGTGGAGGTGGAGGTCGGGCGCTTCCGCGACCAGCAGTACGAGATGCTCAAGCGCTGGCGCCAGCAGCAGCCCGCGGGCTTGGGCGCCGTCTACGCCGCCCTGGAGCGCATGGGGCTGGACGGCTGCGCCGAGGACCTGCGGAGCCGCCTGCAGCGTGGCCCGTGA
- the TNFRSF25 gene encoding tumor necrosis factor receptor superfamily member 25 isoform X1 has translation MRSGLVCCGGCPAGHYLKAPCTKPCGISTCLPCPRGTFLAWENHHKTRCARCQACDEEASQVALKNCSAVADTHCGCKPGWFMDCVVSQCPHSSPFRCHPCPDCEAVHRRTRAPCSSGDTHCGTCLPGFYEYGNSCVSCPTSTLGGCPGPCVAVCGWRQVFWVQVLLAALVVPLLLGATLTYTYRHCQLCKAIVPAGEAGVEALTSLQATHLSPPDSSSTLLVTPSSGEKVCTVQLIGSSWTSGSPQAQEAPCPQVTWSWDQLPSRALGPPPPPSPALPAGSAAAMLQPGPQLYDVMDAVPARRWKEFVRTLGLREAEIEAVEVEVGRFRDQQYEMLKRWRQQQPAGLGAVYAALERMGLDGCAEDLRSRLQRGP, from the exons ATGAGGAGTGGTCTGGTCTGCTGCGGGGGCTGCCCAGCAG GGCACTACTTGAAGGCCCCCTGCACAAAGCCCTGTGGCATCTCCACCTGTCTCCCGTGCCCCCGGGGCACCTTCCTGGCCTGGGAGAACCACCACAAGACCCGCTGTGCCCGCTGCCAGGCCTGTGATGAGGAAG CCTCCCAGGTGGCCCTGAAGAACTGCTCTGCGGTGGCGGACACCCACTGTGGCTGCAAGCCAGGCTGGTTCATGGACTGCGTCGTCAGCCAGTGTCCCCACAGCTCTCCCTTTCGCTGCCACCCGTGCCCAGACTGTGAGGCCGTGCACCGCCGCACGCGGGCCCCCT GTTCCAGCGGAGACACTCACTGTGGGACCTGCCTGCCCGGCTTCTATGAATACGGCAACAGCTGCGTGTCCTGTCCCAC GAGCACCCTTGGGGGCTGTCCTGGGCCCTGTGTGGCTGTCTGTGGCTGGAGGCAGG TGTTCTGGGTCCAGGTGCTTCTGGCAGCCCTGGTGGTCCCACTCCTGCTTGGTGCCACCCTGACCTACACATACCGCCACTGCCAGCTTTGCAAGGCCATAGTTCCTG CAGGTGAAGCTGGGGTGGAGGCCCTGACCTCGCTGCAG GCCACCCACCTCTCACCCCCGGACAGCAGCTCCACCCTTCTGGTAACACCCAGCAGCGGCGAGAAGGTCTGCACCGTCCAGCTGATAGGCAGCAGCTGGACCTCTGGCTCTCCCCAGGCCCAGGAGGCGCCCTGCCCGCAGGTGACGTGGTCCTGGGACCAGCTGCCCAGCAGAGCTCTTG gcccgccgcccccgccctcGCCGGCGCTCCCTGCAGGCTCGGCGGCCGCCATGCTCCAGCCGGGCCCGCAGCTCTACGACGTGATGGACGCGGTGCCCGCGCGGCGCTGGAAGGAGTTCGTGCGCACGCTGGGGCTGCGCGAGGCGGAGATCGAGGCGGTGGAGGTGGAGGTCGGGCGCTTCCGCGACCAGCAGTACGAGATGCTCAAGCGCTGGCGCCAGCAGCAGCCCGCGGGCTTGGGCGCCGTCTACGCCGCCCTGGAGCGCATGGGGCTGGACGGCTGCGCCGAGGACCTGCGGAGCCGCCTGCAGCGTGGCCCGTGA